The genomic DNA ATTAAGGAAGAACAGAATGTAAAAAGAagagttaagaggaagaacaaaacctttGAAGACGTTACCACAGAGAATAAGCGAAACGTATCCTTGTCTCCTTGAGACATCACCCTCATCGATTAAAAGGAACAACCataacctgaaataacagagaaacaagtaaataacatgtaattaAGGAAGAACAAagagtaaataaaagaagagttaagaggaagaacagaaCCGTTGAAGACGTTAGCACAGAGAAGAACGAAGCGTGTCCTTGAGACATCACCGTCATCGATAAAAGCATCAACCATAACCTGAAATTAACAGAGAAAATCACGTGAACAaattcattaagaaaaaaaaaagcaacttgatgcaatttagaaaacaaaccCTAGAAGCCATCACCGATCAATCGTAGGACCCAAACctaaagcaacaaaaaaaaacaacaacaacaacaatgtaagtaataataacatgtaaatatgtaattaattagaagaaaaacaaagaagagaccAAACCCTAGAACGATCGGTGATgatcggatcggatcggatcAACATAGATTCCCTTCCAAATAAACCCTAGAACGATCGGTGATGATCAGATCGCATCGGATCAACATGGATTGAATAAACCTGCAAGACgaacaaaagaataaacaaatcagAGTCTCgttcgtgaagaagaagataagatatatataacagagagaaataataagattaaaaaagcTACTACTGATGCGATTGACGACGGAAACCCAAACGgcaaaccctagaagaagaagtatCACTCGTAGGAGGAACGAGAGGGCGTTGAGATCGGGTTGGAAACAAACAACATCAGAGATCCGTCGGGTTTAGAAGAATATCACACAAACACAACATCGATCAGAAACCCTAGACTACTAACgaaggagaacaaaaaaaacaaaaaaaaaacatggaagatGTGATGATGAGATGTTAAAACTTAGAAGTGTAGTGGAGCGCATTAGGATTATTTATAGACAAGGTATATGTCGGTCTATCTTTTGTACCGTTAGACTAATAACCTATTTTAACTTTgctatattttcctttttcctacTACagtcttttatattatttgctatttctttttcttttctttttctagtttctttttttctagtcttttatattctttgctactatttctttttttttttttctctctatttgaatcgttaaattcatatatttctatctttattttttcctttttcctacTAATCTTTTAGATTATTTGCTATTGCCTTTTTccaattaatcttttttttttgtgattttttatatTGCCTTGTATTACACAAAGGATGATAACACAATAACAGCATACAAATAAGATTAAGGATGATAACACAAAGAATAACCATGCTTCAATTCAAGTGCGTCAACAAATATAATACGTAGAGAtgacaaaaacagagcaaaacaaaaaatagggAATCTTTAATCTTTAGCTATGATGACTAACGACCATACCCAATGCTTGAGAACGTTAACGAAACTCCACTTGAGCTAacagagggagaagaagaagaagccgagATGTGATACATAGCAACAGGCCTCTTCAGTGGAAGATCAGGGACCGGTGACTCAAAATTCAAGACTTGGATCGCTTGTTTTATCGAAGGTCTCGAGTTTTTATGAGGATGAGCACACCATAACCCTAATACCACAAGACATTCAGCTTCTTTCTTATCAAAATCCTTACCCAATTTCTCATCAACACACGAAGTCATCACTTCTTGTTTCCCATAAAGTTCCCAAACTCTCTCCACAAGACTGATGTCATCACTCTCTCCATCAGTACTATATTCATCTTCTTGTTTCCGTTCCAGCGCTTTTCTCCCTGTGACAATCTCTAGTAAAACGATTCCAAAGCTATATATATCTGACTCTTTACTCGCACTTCCTTTCATCACATATTCAGGTGCCATGTATCCAAAAGTTCCAGCCAATCCTGTTTTATGGGAACCAGAATCATGGTTCACAAGCCTAGCCAACCCGAAATCACCTAACTTTACATTGAAATCACTATCCAGCATTATATTGCTTGCCTTGATGTCTCTGTGCAGTACACATTGATCCCATTCTTCATGAAGATAAAGCAGAGCAGAGGCTAAACCAAGAGCTATCTTGTTGTACCTTGTGTCCCAAGAGAGTATATGAGCTCGTCCTTTACCAAAGAGATGAGAGTTCAAGCTACCATTTGGCACTAACTCATAGATGAGCAAAAACTCGTTTTTTTCATTACACCAGCCGATGAGTTGCACTAGGTTTCGATGTCTTAGTTTGCTGATGACCTTAACTTCGTTTAAAAACTCTTTCATTCCCTGCCTTGAACCACTGGATAGTTTCTTCACCGCAACCATTGTATTGATCTTTCTCAAGTTTCCTTCATAAACCgctccaaatcctccttcaCCCAGCTTTCTCTGGCTTGAGAATCCGTTGGTTGCCGAGACAAGATCCTTATAAGATATCTTTCTTGGTCCTGCTTCCCTTTCGAGGTCTTCATTTATTGATATCATGTTTGctatatctctttctttcttcttctttctttccttccGTGACCAAACCACCGCGGTTGTGATGACCATAAAGGTCAGGAGAACGAACCCGGAAACCGAAACCCCAACTATCATTCCTATCTTGCTATCAGCTTGCTCGCTATCTAAACTTGAACTGAGCTCCCATGATAAAAGTCTATGTTCCTCTGTGTTTGACCCAGCAGCAGCTATAAACCCTAGCATAACTTCTGATGGCAGAACCTTTGCGAGATCAATGATGTACGAAAGGCTTGAACTCTCCTTAGGATGCTCATAAGCCCAAGCCACACTTAGATTCTTAGTCACGGAATCGTAAGAGATCTTCGCATGAGCAATATCTTGGCTGTGTGAGCTTGCATTCCAAGATGTGTAGTTGGAAGAAACAAGCGAGTTAATATTGATTCCCACATGAGAACCAACGTCCGTAGGATCCCATCCTCGATTGTTGAATGTGTCAAACTCGACATGAACGAGTGGAAACCAAGACGAGTAATTATTCTTTCGAGTGAACAAATTCAAGAAACCACCAACTGAGTATGCAGGTAGCTGAGCTCCCATAGGAGCGAAAAAGAAACAGATCCCATGACCATCTGCTGAAAGGTTACGAGCATCGATTTTGAAGGAGAAACTGGTGCTAAAATTTGAAGACTGGCCAGTTCTATGACTCCATATAGGTACCTTCTTGGAATAGGTGATCCAACCAACCTGAGATGTTTGTTCAGCGTTGTTGAAGTTCACCGTTCCATCTTCATCGGGAGTTGCATCCCCGTTGTAAACTATGTTCTCCGGATCACCTGGCCGGAAACTAGTAAAATTAAAGTAAAGTGaatcaacaacaaaaggaaGGAAGAGGACAtaggaaaggaagaagaatgaATTGAACATGGAGTAAAAGATTTTACAGAAGTAAAATACAGCAAAGATTTGGTTAGTGATGATCTTTAGATAATCAAGTTACAGAACATATAACACAATTCAAAAAGTAGAGAGTGGTCAAGGAAAGAAGCTTAATCTAAGGGTCTATTCTAGAAGATGACTATCACTAAATTTCTTTTGAACCTTCTTTTAATAATCAAAAAAGTCAAATCAGTTGctataaaaaaaaccttttaaagacTCTTGAATGCTCCTAAATACTTTGCAATCTTAAACTTAGTTGTGAGTTGTGTCGTTAAACgtatcaatcttgaaaatgtaaCTGGTCGTAAAGTGGACCTCCCTGGAGCCTTTTAGCAACCTTATGAGAGCACAGAGCAGCCTAACCAAACCAACACGACAAGTATATAACCAGCACTGTTTAATTCAATGTTAAGTAATTAAAAGGTGTTAAATAGAAGTGAGCCACCAAAAGGGAACAcaaaatcaagtttttcttaaGCTAAGAAGGTTTGAAAATTATACagcaaagaaacagagtataaaGCAGAGTATAATACAGAGTAAATTAACAACAGTTAAAGTAGGAGAAACAAAAGTTTGActgtaaataaaatatgtaaagaaagaagaaaatgctATAATTTAGACAAGAACACATACAAACTTTTATTATGACAGTATAGACAAAGAACTACAACGAAGCGAAGACATTAAAGGTAATcccacaaaaaaacataagtacGCTACAGTTGAATAAACAGTAACACATGGATAagacaaaatatgaaacatataTGAGCCAACATGTTACCAAAAGTTCCAGCCAATCCTGTAGTCTGGGGACCTAGCTCGTGGTTCATCAACCGAGCAAACCCAAAGTCACCTAGCTTGGCATTAAAACTGGAGTCTTAACATTATATTACTCGTCTTGATGTTCCTGTGAATAATGCATTAAAGCAAACCGGAGGAAGCAACGAGTTATTGTTGATCCCAACAAGAAACTTAATATCAACAGGATCCCATTCCATAATTGTAATAGGTATCAAATTCGATGTGCACAAGTTGGAACAGAGAGGAGCAACCGTTGGTTTCATTGAAAAGACCTAAGAAACCACCAGCTGAGTTGGGAGGGACAACGATACCTGCAGGGGCAAGAAAGAATATACGAACCAATGGCCATAATCTGAAACATTACGCGTATCGATCTAGAAGGTGTATAACCAAGAATAAGATTTAAGTCTAAACTCATTATGTATTATCATGTTACAAAGTGTTATTTTTGAAGATTGGGACCATCAATCAAGTCAACAACAAAACTGAtatcataaaaacaaacaagttcattaCTAGAGAACCAGAATCAACCTCAGTGGGTTACCTTAGCCTTATCATGCTTTGACAGAATTACTCCAGCCAATCTGCTGAAGAATATATCCAATGGTATCTCAAACAAGTTAACGAAACTTCACatgtaataaacaaaactattggatatatatatacttgataaACAAAAGTTCATGTTACAAATGTAATAAACAAAACCATTAGTTAcatatatctaataaaaataGAACTCGCGGATGCATTGGATCTTATGTTCGATGGTAAAAactgaaagagagaaaaaaaaaacagagcatatatGATATTAGTGATCCGGACTCTGTTTTCGAAGATCTCTACGATCATCATCGCGGAAATTAAAACCATCGTCGAAGTTCTGAGAATAACTCACAGCATCGTAGTGAAACGTCACTAACGTTTTCGATTTGTTGTTCTTCTCGAATCGGCAGCTTCTGACCAATAACAATCTTCTCATCAAATCCCTTAACATCGGAGTtgatcttgtcttcttcttgtcgTGGTTACTGATACGAACGTACTCTGACTCTGTGTGGATGAGACAAGATAACGGCGAACTCAAGCATCGACTGTTGACGTACGATGGTTTACGGTTGTCGGCTAGATCTCTATCCATTTActgggaaaagaaaaagaaaaaagaaagtgttTATTTTGATTGAATGAAAATTTGGGGTTTGTAATCAACGGAAGAAGAGGTAACAATAAATggatttaccaaaaaaaaaaaaaaaggttgaataTAATGTATTACATTTTTGGATGCTTATGTTTTGGCGGTCCAAtcataatttcttgttttttggcAACTCACAATTTCTTGGTTTATGTGAAActtggaagttttttttttttttagtcaacatgttttgttattgttacACCTACATACTTCGTTTGGTAATAATAAAATGGTCATACTGTACAATGTTAAGTAACTATCAACTAAAACTCCGTTTCTTAAATTTCATTGACCTAAACGTGGTTATAGATTTATGGTAAGGTTTTTATCACGCCAAGggtttttttgaatatttagttTTGTAATCACCATAAGTAAATCATGATTTTTAATGATAAGGGTAGTCGTTTTGCCAGAGAGCCTTGGTCTTGGGGGGAACAAGACTCTACTCTCATAAAGCTACATCACTATCGCTATCTGTTATAATATCAAACGCTATCTGTTATAATATCAAACGCTATCTCTTGAACGTGTCGTGTTTGTTTTTGGGCCTCTCTAGTCGAACAACTTATTTCATTTACGTATCCCCCGTGAGTCGTTAACTTGTGAGGCCATTACTGActgtatatattataacaacaacactttcaaataaagaagacaaaaaaaaataaaaagggacgAAAAACGCTAGAAGGAGGGGTCGAACCTCCGACCTTGTGGTTAACAGCcacacgctctaaccaactgagctattCCAGCTTTTTTGTTATACAGATTTCAAACATAcattatatacaatataaaattatataattgatttaaaatttcaatttgacTAGACAACACTACCCTTTTGGAACCACACATAAATAAAACGATTGTGTCACACTCAGAAAATATCATACCCTAAGAAAAAGGgggtggagaaaaaaaaataaaaataaagaaagaaaaaaaaaatgaagagaataAGAATAATAGCAACGCTAGTAATAGCAAACATGTTAATGGCGACTCCAACGTCTCGAGCCTCTCTCAATCTTCTTCGTCGTTCACCTCATCCTAAACCAAACAACGCTCACAAATACTTTttctcatcgtcttcttcttcttcacattttcGTCCCTCGACTTTTCGTAAATCATACTCTTGCCCCATctggtcttcttctttctctttctgtcTCCCTCCTCCTAGATCCACCACTTCCacctctctctcctcctcctccgccttccGTCCCTTCTCTTCCTTTCCTCCGTCCATGTcttccgccgccgccgccgccgtaGACTCCGCCGAGACTCTCTCCTCTAATCCTCTCTTGCAGGATTTCGATTTCCCTCCGTTTGATTCCGTTGATGCCAGTCACGTCCGTCCTGGGATTCGTGCTCTATTGCAACACCTCGTATGTTCTCTCCCGTTCTCCGTTTCCGATTTATGTATCTCTTAttcgattttttctttttatggattttttttttttttgaatatttaggAAGTTGAATTGGAGGAGCTAGAGAAATCTGTGGAGCCATCATGGCCAAAACTGGTTGAACCATTGGAGAAAATTGTTGATCGGTTAACTGTTGTTTGGGGAATGGTGAATCACCTTAAAGCTGTCAAGGATACACCTGAGCTTCGTGCTGCTATTGAAGACGTTCAGgtcttttaatttataagaaTGTGTTCTCATTCTTGCTTTAGTGTGTTTGTGCCGTGATTGAATCTTCTTCTGCAGCCAGAGAAGGTGAAGTTCCAGCTCAGGTTGGGGCAAAGCAAGCCTATTTACAATGCTTTTAAAGCTATTCGTGATTCTCCTGATTGGTCTTCACTCAGTGAAGCTCGTCAACGTTTAGTTGAAGGCAAGTAGTAGCATTGATGAACATATATGTCTCTTTTGCAAGTAATAGATGTGCTAACTGTTGTTGTTTTAACTTGATTTCAGCACAAATTAAGGAGGCGGTTCTCATAGGTATTGCTCTTGATGATGGCAAGAGAGAAGAGTTTAACAAGATTGAACAGGTTTCTTTTAAGCTTTTCACAAATTGATTTCAGTTTGTTTGGTATTTGCTTT from Camelina sativa cultivar DH55 chromosome 2, Cs, whole genome shotgun sequence includes the following:
- the LOC104744071 gene encoding L-type lectin-domain containing receptor kinase IX.2-like: MFNSFFFLSYVLFLPFVVDSLYFNFTSFRPGDPENIVYNGDATPDEDGTVNFNNAEQTSQVGWITYSKKVPIWSHRTGQSSNFSTSFSFKIDARNLSADGHGICFFFAPMGAQLPAYSVGGFLNLFTRKNNYSSWFPLVHVEFDTFNNRGWDPTDVGSHVGININSLVSSNYTSWNASSHSQDIAHAKISYDSVTKNLSVAWAYEHPKESSSLSYIIDLAKVLPSEVMLGFIAAAGSNTEEHRLLSWELSSSLDSEQADSKIGMIVGVSVSGFVLLTFMVITTAVVWSRKERKKKKERDIANMISINEDLEREAGPRKISYKDLVSATNGFSSQRKLGEGGFGAVYEGNLRKINTMVAVKKLSSGSRQGMKEFLNEVKVISKLRHRNLVQLIGWCNEKNEFLLIYELVPNGSLNSHLFGKGRAHILSWDTRYNKIALGLASALLYLHEEWDQCVLHRDIKASNIMLDSDFNVKLGDFGLARLVNHDSGSHKTGLAGTFGYMAPEYVMKGSASKESDIYSFGIVLLEIVTGRKALERKQEDEYSTDGESDDISLVERVWELYGKQEVMTSCVDEKLGKDFDKKEAECLVVLGLWCAHPHKNSRPSIKQAIQVLNFESPVPDLPLKRPVAMYHISASSSSPSVSSSGVSLTFSSIGYGR
- the LOC109129847 gene encoding uncharacterized protein LOC109129847 — encoded protein: MDRDLADNRKPSYVNSRCLSSPLSCLIHTESEYVRISNHDKKKTRSTPMLRDLMRRLLLVRSCRFEKNNKSKTLVTFHYDAVSYSQNFDDGFNFRDDDRRDLRKQSPDH